The genomic interval AATAGCATATAGTACATCTTGTCCTGCCACTCCTCATCGCTGGGCAGGTAGATTTGCTTGGTCTTCTTCAGCTTCTTGCTCTGTTCTTTGAAGATGGCCGGATACACCGAGAAGATGTCCGCCAAGCTCAGGAAGAATAGTTGGTTTGACATGTCGCAGTTCAAGAGCAATAGAtcccaaaatattttctaacTATATATTATCTTTAAAAGTACTAACATTTTACATACAAACATACAAATGCGttattaaatttgatttaatgtCATAAAATGTAATCCACTATCTGACATCAACCTAATTTCCCTGAAGGTAGTTTATTAAACCATGCAAGGTCACCAAAATGAGGCCGTTTTTTTCGATGTTCATTACCCGGGGGTTTTTTCTGTTCATAATAATTTTAGTTGGTTCCACTAGTAATACATTCACTATCTCACAATCTACAACCTTTTAGCACGTTCAGCTGACAAAAGCAAAATTTCAAAATGTCATTTTATGTGGTTTGTGGTAAGTATTCTTTGTATAACACTATAACTTGTATATTAAGTTAACTATTAGATTTAAGCACtaggtttcaaaaataattaaggTTTTTTAAATTAGTTCAGCGCCTAGCTCAAAACTTCTTATTACACTTAAATTGTTAATTGTAATTAACATTGTAGTTCTCAACAACAACTacttttcaaatttttaagaTTTTAAACAGCACGCAAGGTTTTTCGTTAGgaacttttaatttaatacagCCTAGTGGAAAAGCACTAAATCACTCTAGGAAATATTTCAGCACGATCGGTAAATTGGGGATTGCCTCCACATTTAGCGAGATACCGATACCGTGCTCCAATTAGGCACAGTTATTATATTGAAATTTCAGCACGATCGTATTGTTATTTTCACGAAGGTGTTTCCGGATAAACGGGACTTTCCCCGGATAAGCGGATTGCTCCGAGTAACGGTGAAAAGAGCAGGAGCGAATCCGAACCGAGCAGTTGCAGTGAACAGCGGCAACTGGATGAACGAAGCTCCGGTGGACTCTCCTTTCGATGGCGTGTCTTTCAtctcccttttttttttgcctttaaGCGGTAAAAGCCCCCTCTCGGTTTTTCACCCACTTTTCGCCCGCCCGTCCACAACCAATTCCAATGACAATGACAACTGCTGATTTTCATTCTCAGTCTCGTTCtctcatttccatttccatttcattcgGTTCGTGCTTAACACCAATTCAATGCTGGGAGCCTCCGAATTCCGATTCCGAATCGACATCCAACCAAGCTGCATGCTCCATGGAATTACTTATCTATCTCCTGCACTCCCCATCTGCCCTCTCCCTTCCACCCACCTGTCGCCGCATGCAATGTGCACGCCAATGCTGACGCCCTCTCGCTCTAGCAACCGCCTATCTTGTCAGCTGTAAAAAATATTCGCCACAAAGGACAAACGTACCGTTATAGCGTTACCGTTATAGGCTTTCTTTTTTTACAGAAGGAGTGTGTTTGTCAGAGCAATAGGTGTATACAGATGTAATCAAGTCATTAGCAATGAATATTAATGAAAAGCAATGTAAAGTTATTTAATGCTTTTTGCATCTTTAATACGAAGAACTAAAGTGTCAatatttcgtttattaaaACATGTATAATACATATTTTCATAtaatatttctaagtttttataaTTTCAAGATTCTTTCTGGCTTTTTAAGATTCTTTGTGGattttttaacttttaatgtcttaaaaagacaaaaaatcTCTTCATCTGATaagcaaaatgaaaacatctATACTATTTAGAATCCATTAAACTGCTATACATTTGACTGCAGCTGTAACTGCGGATGGGCTATACGATAGATGGATCCAAACGATATCACACTtaccttttattttttacggCTCCAGCACGATTGGCGTAATAAATTCCGTTTGCCATATTCGCATGATTTGCTCTGATTGGAATATTCGTCTTCAATAAATTGTCAGAAATGTCGCTGACAGAAATGGAGGGGCGCAAATGggttgggtgggtggttggttgtTTGCTTTTACGATTGTTCCTGGTATTCATCGATGTGTTCGCCTTGATTAGTTGGGGCTTAGAACCGCAAAAGCCCCCTGCCATTCGTTTGATGTTTGATGGCTTCGGAGCGTTCGAATCGAACATCAAATTAAATGTTGATTAGACAACTTCGAAACTGTGGCATAAAATGGGGCAGGTGGTAAGAATTTATTGGCCTAGGTCAAATATCGATTATCGCCCCCACCGCCGTCGTCATCGTAATATTGGGTCAGATTGAATTGAATGTCAATTTGATTGGCATATCTGGGTGCAAATATATAATGCGCGGCTGTAAAAATACATCATATATCCTTTGTGACCTTGAGTCGGGCAAGAAAGTTTACGGCTGGGTGTTTACTTCTTCGCTTGGCCTAATTGAATTGCCTGGCTTCGATTAACTTCTTAACTGAGATCAATTGTAATTGGGGAAATTGAACGAAATCATCGTACCAATTAAAAGTGCCACAAAAACTGATTCATCTAGCCTGCTGATTGCTGTTGACCACTAAAAACGGCGAACACACCGAAAAGAATCGGGCTTGCTTGCTATCGGGTAAAATTTATAGCCATGGGCCAGTATGACTGTTTTTAGATATGAATAAGCAAACTTGAATTAGAGTTATCAGGGGTCTTTCTGCTCAGATAGCTCGGGTgtcataattaaatttttcctcCGTTTCCCGGACAGCCGTGGGCAAGTAAAGCCACCCCGGCTTAAAGTCGACCGATGCGACTTCTTTATCGGTACAGTGCGTGCCAGCATCGTAAATCAGTTTCCGCGCATTCGgggctttgttttgttttgttttgtttttttattaagaagcatatttattatatataagaTGTATGTAATACAATAATTTTTCTTTCTGTCCGGGCTTGCTCTTCGGGTTTTTACGCTTTAATGGTTTCGGTTTCATCTCGGTTTATCGttatcattttcattttcatttcatttttgtttcattttcattatCCATTTTATATAATCATATAAAACACTGAGCtacaatacaaatattgtgATAAAAACTTACAACATAACCTTTAATACATAAAAATACTTGCGTAGTCTACAAATCGTATCGTTATAGAGATTTCTTCGTGGATCGATCGATCGCCCGCTCGTCTTCTCCTGCTTCATATCTTGTTTTTGACCTTCCCCCAAATTGTTTTCACTGCTTCTGTCGCGCCTCAATGGGTTCTgtatatgtttttgttttcgtttttcatCATTTCTTAGTTGCGTGAGTTTTACCCTATTTAAAGACTTCATTCATTCTCCATCTGTGGCTGATGATGATTCTTTGATTTTATGAGAAGTTggcgaaaaaaaaaggaaaacaataaACACCGAGGAATCCGTGAATAAACGGAAGGCCGACTGGATAAGGGAGAAAGTGTTGGAGTAGGAGAACGCGAGGGGAGTGACCTCCCCGCGGAGAATTCTTCCAGTTCTTCCGCTCCTGCTTCTCCTcagatgtttgtttttgtgttttctaTGAGTTTGTCGTTCGTCTTTGTTGTCTGCagcattttaattacaataGAAATgatgtttatatttatatatatatttgcataatcaatatcattaaattaaatcgtATGAAACACAAGACAGTTGAAAAATCAAATGAGGCGTACAATAATTTTGTTTCAGTGGACGTACCAAAAGAGagaatgtacatacatacatacatacatctaAAAGTAGTTACAATTGCGTACAAAATAAATGGTAAATTTCGTTCGTTTGGATGGCCGAGTATTCTTTTTGGTTcgaattgatttgattttttgcATGGGGGTGAAATATCGATGAGCATCTCATACTAAGGGATTTTGGTTAGCAAAATCATAATACACAGTACAAttacaataatatttatagaaataaagtataatataataaaagaACCAACATACAGTTTTTATGCTTtgtcgtttttgttttgttttgctttgttttttttatacacatctTTATGCATAATGGGCGTATATAAtgtttatgtatataattataagtaataaattttatccattttgtttaattatttgcaCACGAGAATCAAAATTACTATTTGcaatcatatatatataaaaaataaacttaattGCCGTCATTCCGTTATATCATTCCTATaccattcgcattcgcatttgcATTCTCATCCCCATTGCATGCCATCCCTACTAACCATCACTATGCGCCATATCATATCTTCCTATCGTACTGGTAGCGGTTCCTTTCGTTACTTTCGTTACTTTAAGCTTAATCAATTTTGGAAGAGTAAACAATACCATCGAGTTGCAATTGTTGCTGCATATGCTATAAGTGTGTAGAGTGTGTTGtgttgagtgtgtgtgagtgttgaTGAGTGTATTATATAGATCGCTTTTGAATGAAAACTAATGATTAATGCGTATTGAATGCTGTTCTACACCTCCCTAACTTTTCTTCCTATCTGGCTTCACTCTTTTTACTCACGTTTTGCTCACTTGTTCTTTGTTTTATTCGAGTTCTTTAActaattttttataatttctcCCCCCGCTCTCATCGCTTTCATTCATCGTCTTAATATTTATACGTATAaacttttataattttatactAAATGGTTTTTACGGTTTTTTTTTACGTTTTCTTcactttttttgctttttgtttcttGTTCTTGTAATACAAACGTCGTcatgtaaatatataaaaaaagatGTCCAAAGTTTTACGTTACGTTATTGTAtatgctttttgttttttctcattACTTAGTGGATCGTTCTCTTGCTGATGGTTTTTGCCTGCTTTTGCTTTACAGTTGTCCTAGGTTTGTAAATGGGTGTTCTTGatgttctttttttgtttttcgagTGGTTTTCTGATGTCTGAATGCTTATATATGAGAGCGTAGCGCCTAGCTATATAGGGCCTTACTATATAGTATCGtactacatatgtatatatatataatgtgtgtgtatgtgggtGTTTTTGTTTCCTTCGATCATACACATATACTAGATATATGTACGCATATAACTAACGGCGAATTTACTTTGTTTCCTCCTTCTCTTTGTTCTCCTCGGTCGACTCCTTCTCGTTTGACTGCAAAATAGAAGGACATGGCTTAGTATGTGGCTTAAAGaagtttaaattttaaactaGAGGGTCTACTCTTGTCCTTGGCAAGTGGaattaaataacaatttaCATAAGCACTTTCAAACACAAAGAAAACCCAAGAATAGACCATCTGTTTTACAGGACTCCAGCCTCACCTTGTCCTTCTCCAACTCCTTCTCGATCTTATCGCCCTCAGTGCCCTCCTGTTCATTTGATTTCTCCTGCTCGCCACCCTCCTTGCCTTCCTTGGTCTCGGGCCTAttggaaaagcgggaaaaatGAATTAGTACACTGATCATATATTGGGAAGTTTTTAGCCAAGACTACTCACTCTGGCTTGGGAATGTGCGCATTGAGGTCCAGCTTCGTGCAGATCTCGTCCCAGTCGGGGAAGCACTTGTCCTTCATGCGAGAAACGTGGCCAATCAAGTTGGGGCACTTCTCGGTCATGTAGTCGCGCAGCGGATACGCAATGTCCTTGGACAGATAGTGGAGCTGCGAGAGGACAGCGAAGGCCACCACATCCAGGGTGGTGGGCTCGTCGCCGAAGAAGAACGGCTTGCAGTCGAGCATCTCGCTGAGCACCTTCAGGTCGTCCTTGCCGAACTCCTCGATCTCCTCGGCGCTGTGGACACCGATGCCGTGCGCCTTCAGCTTCTTCGTGCCCTGGAACCACTTGTTGTGTTGAATAGTTGTTTTGCCGTACAGCAGTTACGGATGGGGGTTACGAGGGGATGCACAAGCATACGTTACGGAATCGGGGTGTTGGAGGTGATGTGAGTTTTTagagtttttttttgggatCGGGGGCATTACGCATTACACAGTTAGATGTTCAAAACCAAAGTAGTATGCAAAAAAGaacgaaaaagaaaaaagagaaaaaccaTGCAAGAGTTAGTCGTAAAATAACGATTGTTTTCCTTTCAATTTCCCGTTTgggttttgattttgattgggTTTGTTATGTAAGAACCGATCGAGATGATATAAACAAATGCATCCCGCCAGAGAGTTATTGTTTATGCCATCGGGGTTTTCGGGATAAACTATGTGCGGGGATGGTGGTGGTGTGTTTGgagtttcttttctttttatgtACAGCTAGGTGCAATATAATACGCCACCGCTTGTTTTAATTCTCAAgtattgtttatttacactACCCATCCATCCCCGCCTAATCCACAACGtcagccaactcgagaacctaCCCGGCTTTCGATTACGATTTCAATCTAAACAAAGTGCGGATATCTCCGGTTTTCGGAACTACTGGAGGCTCAGCTGCTGGCGTTGAGTTTCTGAGACATCTAAATCGGctacataaaaaatatttctctaCTTGACTGGCTTCCTGTTTCCACTTTCACTTAGTTTGTCTGATTTCGATTTACACTGCAGTTCTATAGATTTCTTTTGGTTTAAGATAGAGTACAGTCTCTTTCAACATAATACTAATGATATTCAATTAAAGTTTTAACTCTTAAGATCACGATAGAAGATAATAGTTTAATACGCATTCATGAAatgtacaaataaaaaattgtaccaaAGTATGAGTTATTTGCAATGTAATGTTACTTTTACGAACAATAAAACCTAGAAATTTGTTCTACAACTAGAAGTATGTGTCAAAAGGTGTTGATATTAAGGAAATATTAGGTATGAATGATAGTAAACAACTTCTGTAGAACCAATTACGATAATgaccaaaagtatgcaatgttCCAATGGAAATTCTAATCATAACCATACAAATTCTGGGAAAGTGAAGATCGTGGACCATGATCATGACCTATGTTAAATATCACAAACTATCCAATTACCTTGCGACCAAAGGTGATCTTAAAGAAGAAGTTCAGAATCGAGTTGGGCAGCCGCAGGCCGAGGGCGTGCTGCAAGTTGACCTTGTAGCCCTTGAGCACATTGTCCGGATACTTGGCGCGCCAGTAGAAGATGATCCAGATGAGATGGTTCTCCAGCATGGCAATCGTGGCGTACGAGACATTCCTCTGCTCGGCGGTGAGTCCCGAGTCCAGGTACTTCTCGTATTTGGACGACAGTTCCTTGATGATAATGGCCGAATCGGCGATTTCCTCTCCGTTCAGCTCGATGAACGGCAGCTGACCCTTCTTGGAGCGGAAACGCATCTTATGATCAACATTCTGCAAAGGGAAAAAGAAAAGTACACTTTATATCTCGTTTGCGTGGGATGACTAATTGTGCGAGGAATGTGGGGGAGTGGGTGATTGTTTACCCCACCCTTTTATCTGCGGGCAGCATGCCACTCATGCAGTGAGAACAAATATTGTATTTCACAAGAGTTCATTTTCGAAGCATGGTCATCATTCGGAATACACACAAGTACAATCAATTTGGGGATGGTTCTTTAAAACCAGGAAGTTTTAGTCACTGGTcattcaattattttaaaattatatcaagttCAATACTTCTTCAGTGGGTTGCTGTTTTAATAATTAAGTTTGAAGCAATTGAGtttattttccattatttAAATCTTGTTTCATGGGCACAGAGTGATTCTAAGAcattattagttattatagATATCGTATCGTAAATTTTCCGCTCTAACCCAGATTCTAAGGATACTCATAAATTGTAAATGTCCATATGGAACCAGGATgggattttttatttgtacgCCCATGACTAATGCAAAATGTAGTTCACTCCCCCGCAAGGATTCCGGCCGCTAGATGGCGCTCATGACATACATCTAGCCGGCAATCGTTTGTTTGCGTGTGTATTTGGGCATTTCCTATGTATGCCAAGCAGATGCTGATGAACCAACCACTACACGAGAAGCTAGCTGTACCTCCCGGGAacccaaaaacccaaaacccggactcgaaaaccgaaaaacccACCCAAAAACCAACACCCCTGTACaacgcacactcacacacacgccaCGCAGCGGGAGGGAAAACGTCGTTCCAATTGCCTGCTATTCGAACATTTTGACATATTCCAATGCCTTCCAGTGTGTACACACGTCCGCACGAAGCGTTACCGTTAGCAATGTGACAGTTATAGGCGGCGGGTGTCCGGTCTGAACCTTTTCATTTTCAGCTTGGCTGCACAAATCTACATAATAATTTCTAATTAgaaatatgtacatacgaGGGCCATAACAAAGAGCCAACCGTTGGCATATTTTATGCTTTCGCGCCCTCTGCCAAAAAAGGGAGAGGCAGGGTGTGGTTGTCCGCCAGAGCCGAGAGAGAATCGGCGAGAGAGTGAAAGGAAAGAGAGGGCGCTGTTGTTGTAGAGAGATTTTCGCCTTCCAGCATCGCAACGCAACGCTCTGCAAAAAGGGTGGAGTCCATTTTTCAATTCCAATGATCCACAAAAAAGGCAGCCTGTCTGCCTGCTTCCTcttctccatctccatctccggCTCCATTCCCTTCTCGTGCCCACGCACAATGCAAATACTTATGTTTTATTAAATCGTTATGCCAATTAAGGCAATCGCTCGTCTCCTCAATCTTCgttctttcatttttttcgCAGTGTAAAAgagtcagcagcagcagaagaagaagcaaCAGCAATGCAATTATGCAGTCTGcgtgtgcgagtgtgagtgtATCCACACCCTTGCACAGAAGttccagagagagagagcgagagcggGAGAATTGCACTGGAGCGAgtgagcaacaacaaaggccGTCCACTGTGTgttgtttaaatgcaaatatgcggtttattaattaaaacaaaggcAGCCACAAAAcgtaaaaaatacaaaaacgaGAAGCAAAAAACTCCATTTCCTCccaacatacacacacacagacattCGATACGCACACATTCGCACATGTACAGTTGCAGCAGGAGAGGCAGCAGCGTTGCCAGAATACCTTGAAATTGCAGCCCGGCAATATTGCACAAATGCAATGGCGCGCCAGCATTTCCATTTGAATGTTAATCGCTCTGTGCCCGCAATGCATATGGCAGagaaaatgtaaattaattgCACAATCTACAAGCGCGACACCCAGGAATGCTAGCAATGCGGGCCACCGCCTCAAAAGCGAAACTTATgcccagttgttgttgttgttgctgctgctgctgtgtttATTAATGGGCGCCGCCTTCAATGTGgtgtgaaaaaaatatgcatTCGGTTTATCATCAATAAAGAAACAACTTCTGCTCTTGTTTACACTGATGAATGTGTGTATACAAAGGAGGAGAGCAGGCGAAGCAGGCAAGAAATGCAGCCGAGCCCAAGCAGCGGGGGGGAAAACTGGCTTAGTCAGTTGCATTTACAGTCAGTCACCCTCCCTTTTTTCATGATTAATGCCgcgctgcagcaacaacaaaccatGCCAGAAATGTCAAAGGTCCCCAGTTTGTTGAACTCTTTTTTCCCCACCCCATCCCTCCTACTACTCGTATGCCGCCGTATTTTGGGCAGCCTGCCTCTTATCAGTGGAATTGGGAATAATCGTGAAAATGGAAAGTAATTTCCAGCTGCGGGCCGAAAAGCGGCCACTGACGGACTGTCAATCATAATTGCTTCGTGGAATGCAACATATGGGGGCGATTGCTTATCGGCATCTGGAAGGCGACGGCATCAATTAACATTCCGCGCAAGGGGCTCGCTTTTCATTAACCAATGTAATTAATAAGATTAAACAGCAATTGCGTCGCCAGTTTTTGTGCGGGCGACCGCACCCATTTCTCCCCCGGCCACTACCACATACTACAAGTTTTTCCTCTCGCAcagaaaaaatatgaaaaatatgcAAACCGCATCGCGCGCTTTAAAAAgtgaagaaaaaaaacaacaagccAAAATGGAAGGCACCATTGGAAGTCGTTGACAGTTGTTTGTCTGCCACTCCCCCACACCCAGCCCCCTACACTATTACAGCTACTTAACGGATAAGAAAAGAAAGGGAAAAGGAGAAGGGGAGGTGGAAGGCGAAGAGGGAGACAGCTATTTCTGAGTCCATCTTAAACTGCatcaatttttattaaaagcaattacaagctgctgctgctgctgaagtATACAGAGAGAAAATTTGCTGTTGTGTGGATGGAGTGGGAGCACAGTTGCATGGATCTCAAAGATGCTAACAAAAGATGCATGCAGCGCATAGAGATGACAACTTTTCGTGCAGTGCAAAAAGAAGTCGAAagaaaagtgaaataaaaaaaaacagtgcAGCAACAAAAGACAAAGAGCAGACGGCGAGAGAGGGAGCGAGACAAAAGGAGAGAGTCGGCAAGTGCAAAATTTGAAGCACGACTTTTGCAAAAGGGGAGCACAAAGAGAGGGGGAGAAGCGGCGGCGTCGGCGCACACACAAATTTTATGTATACGctgtgcacacacacacgcgcacaggACCAGGCTACAggttcacacacacacgcatggGTGGGGGAGAGAGAGGGCAGGCGGCACAAATGTATCCCTTTTTCAGTTACGGGGCAGGGCaggtcacacacacacatgcacacggGCAGGCTTAGCAGCACACCATGATGGCGGCGCTGGCTCTCTTCCCcgcgctctctcgctctctcccGCAGGAGCTGGGAAAAAATCTGTACCGCAAAAATGCCTTGAAAATCTGGGATTTCTGGAATATCTGAGAGTTTTCGGCTCTTCCTGGGATTCTACCTAGTCCGTTTTTGGGTTTTCCCTAATTATCCCGGGTACTTAGAAGGATTCCAAATGATGGCTCGATGTATAATGAGGTTTTCATGCATTTTCGATGGTTTTTTTCCCCGAATTTATGACCACCACTCACCTCGTATTTCAGGCCCACAAGACGCAGCCAGGTCTCCACCTTCAAGCAGTAGGGCGACAGGGAGGGCAGCAGCGGGGTGCGCGAGAACTGGTACAGATAGATGATGTCCTTCTCGAAGTTGGTCTTGTGCACATTGAATTTCTGGGCGGGCGGGGCTTCCGATTTGGCCGCCACGGGTGCTGCCACCGCCTCGTCCTTTTTGGGCTCCTCGCCATCCTGCTGCTTGTCCTGCTTTCCGGCCTCGCCGTCCTTCTTCTCGCCATCGGCATCCTCAGCCTTCTCCACTGCTGGAGCGGCAGCTGGAGCGGCCGCTGAGTCCGCTGGCGGGGCCGCTGACTTTTCCGGCTCCTCTGATTTTTCCGCCGCCGCCACTGCGGGCGTTTCCTCGGCGGGTATTTGGGCCACTTCACTTGCCATTTcgatttgttgctgttggttgcttttggtttttttgtttttctttacttttcgatccgcttttctttttgttaGCTACTCTTGCTTTTCGCTAATTGAAGTTGCGCTTTCTTTCAGCTAAAAAGATTTCGGCTTCGCACTTTTCCTGCCActcgcacacatacacacacgcgagagagagggagagctagagagcgagagagaaaCCACCACTGcgattcgtttcgtttcgaaCTCGGATTCGGGTTTCGGGTTTCAGCTGCACGATAGGATATCTTGGCTGGATGCGATTCGCTTTCGGATTCGGATGGATTCAGGAGCCGCTGTCTCGACACCGCCGCAACCGCTCTCGGGAGTTTGAAAATTTGAAATGAGCGGATTCGCGTTGCGGAGGCGAGCTAGCGTTGCAGGCAGTGTGGCCAGATGCCGCGCGCGAACGTATTCTCGAATGCAATCGGC from Drosophila mauritiana strain mau12 chromosome 3L, ASM438214v1, whole genome shotgun sequence carries:
- the LOC117139311 gene encoding failed axon connections isoform X1, whose translation is MASEVAQIPAEETPAVAAAEKSEEPEKSAAPPADSAAAPAAAPAVEKAEDADGEKKDGEAGKQDKQQDGEEPKKDEAVAAPVAAKSEAPPAQKFNVHKTNFEKDIIYLYQFSRTPLLPSLSPYCLKVETWLRLVGLKYENVDHKMRFRSKKGQLPFIELNGEEIADSAIIIKELSSKYEKYLDSGLTAEQRNVSYATIAMLENHLIWIIFYWRAKYPDNVLKGYKVNLQHALGLRLPNSILNFFFKITFGRKWFQGTKKLKAHGIGVHSAEEIEEFGKDDLKVLSEMLDCKPFFFGDEPTTLDVVAFAVLSQLHYLSKDIAYPLRDYMTEKCPNLIGHVSRMKDKCFPDWDEICTKLDLNAHIPKPEPETKEGKEGGEQEKSNEQEGTEGDKIEKELEKDKSNEKESTEENKEKEETK
- the LOC117139311 gene encoding failed axon connections isoform X2; translated protein: MASEVAQIPAEETPAVAAAEKSEEPEKSAAPPADSAAAPAAAPAVEKAEDADGEKKDGEAGKQDKQQDGEEPKKDEAVAAPVAAKSEAPPAQKFNVHKTNFEKDIIYLYQFSRTPLLPSLSPYCLKVETWLRLVGLKYENVDHKMRFRSKKGQLPFIELNGEEIADSAIIIKELSSKYEKYLDSGLTAEQRNVSYATIAMLENHLIWIIFYWRAKYPDNVLKGYKVNLQHALGLRLPNSILNFFFKITFGRKGTKKLKAHGIGVHSAEEIEEFGKDDLKVLSEMLDCKPFFFGDEPTTLDVVAFAVLSQLHYLSKDIAYPLRDYMTEKCPNLIGHVSRMKDKCFPDWDEICTKLDLNAHIPKPEPETKEGKEGGEQEKSNEQEGTEGDKIEKELEKDKSNEKESTEENKEKEETK